The proteins below come from a single Drosophila suzukii chromosome X, CBGP_Dsuzu_IsoJpt1.0, whole genome shotgun sequence genomic window:
- the LOC108016769 gene encoding uncharacterized protein: protein MPVVMPVVRFRSRQWKATRSGGSARTSAPRELAAKTMTTCSVVSTPARFASCLVNFQMDELLLLQKSVMRMEEQDKANMPIPMATECPEQQAETDGPPSQSQLPERMALMAADRGEHDTTGSSGPWHSHPQPHPTSWMEPKPSKLQTLFQISITALAFLSFGGYLLCLIVQAIKSKGTTYFHPVATATTTSSNGNVKRIKVYRRSKRNSAAPKGTGAYLPNLLQQDYASYRKAVRNRGWSMLT from the exons ATGCCGGTGGTGATGCCGGTGGTCCGCTTTCGCAGTCGTCAATGGAAGGCAACTCGGAGCGGTGGCAGTGCAAGAACCAGTGCACCAAGAGAGCTTGCAGCCAAAACCATGACTACCTGCAGTG TGGTCAGCACACCAGCGCGGTTTGCCAGCTGCCTGGTTAACTTTCAGATGGacgagctgctgctgctgcagaaGTCAGTGATGAGAATGGAGGAGCAGGACAAGGCCAACATGCCTATTCCGATGGCCACTGAATGTCCGGAGCAGCAGGCGGAGACGGATGGACCACCATCGCAATCGCAACTGCCGGAGCGAATGGCCTTGATGGCTGCAGATCG GGGTGAGCACGATACCACCGGCTCCAGTGGTCCCTGGCACTCGCATCCACAACCGCATCCGACCTCCTGGATGGAACCGAAGCCCTCCAAGTTGCAGACCCTGTTCCAGATCAGCATCACGGCCCTGGCCTTTCTCTCCTTCGGCGGCTATCTGCTCTGCCTGATCGTGCAGGCCATCAAGAGCAAGGGCACCACCTACTTCCATCCGGTGGCCACGGCCACCACCACCTCATCCAATGGCAATGTGAAGCGCATCAAGGTATACCGGCGCAGCAAGCGGAATTCTGCTGCGCCCAAGGGAACCGGCGCCTATCTGCCCAACCTGCTGCAGCAGGACTACGCCTCATACCGGAAAGCTGTGCGAAATCGCGGATGGAGCATGCTCACCTAG